In the genome of Lacerta agilis isolate rLacAgi1 chromosome 2, rLacAgi1.pri, whole genome shotgun sequence, one region contains:
- the LOC117039098 gene encoding 5-hydroxytryptamine receptor 3A-like — translation MNDWEEPVGVYLDFTLASILSVQEKLQVVTFYFWMYVYWENEFVSWNPLDFCNITNITLPVNLFWTPDLYIDERADEDKFTQSPFAYVSAEGYIQMFQAYRLTSSCSLDVHAFPFDQQKCNISIMSSIHSDKEMVILSAKTSKKANQDSRKSYLASGEWQFKGLRIIEHTMEYDMINFRAVTYEISMKRRSILYVLVLILPTLTLFLLDMAISFASASPGEKIAFKMTLILQISFLSMILNDMLPATSDNPPVIATFFTGMFVFLVLGILENAFILYLKEKRPKLPSFKGNKLMNRILSRKKEECESPATHLGDRWPKENQPADGFPLPAKDSEDDSLVFLKHLNMELQQIKKHLSLEEHQDDPDSVAWDKTIVLVEKGLYHTRLILTVIFLAVIIIQWMH, via the exons ATGAATGATTGGGAAGAGCCTGTAGGAGTTTATCTAGACTTCACGCTGGCGTCCATCCTTTCAGTG CAAGAAAAATTGCAGGTGGTCACATTCTATTTCTGGATGTATGTG TACTGGGAAAATGAATTTGTCTCATGGAATCCCTTGGATTTCTGTAACATTACAAATATCACTTTGCCTGTGAACCTTTTCTGGACCCCAGACCTCTACATAGATGAACG GGCAGATGAAGACAAGTTCACACAGAGCCCTTTTGCTTATGTATCAGCCGAAGGTTACATTCAAATGTTTCAAGCCTACCGACTGACTTCATCCTGCAGTCTGGATGTCCATGCGTTTCCTTTCGATCAACAAAAATGCAACATAAGCATAATGTCATCAATACATTCAG ATAAGGAAATGGTCATCCTGAGCGCCAAAACTTCCAAGAAGGCGAACCAAGATAGTCGTAAAAGTTACTTGGCCAGTGGGGAATGGCAGTTTAAGGGACTGAGGATCATAGAGCACACCATGGAATATGATATGATTAACTTCAGGGCTGTCACTTATGAG ATTTCTATGAAGAGACGTTCCATTTTGTATGTGTTGGTTCTGATCCTCCCAACTTTAACTCTCTTCTTGCTGGATATGGCTATTTCTTTTGCATCTGCCTCTCCTGGAGAAAAGATTGCCTTCAAAATGACACTGATCCTTCAGATCTCATTTTTGTCGATGATTCTTAATGATATGCTACCAGCAACATCGGATAATCCACCAGTCATAG ccacGTTTTTTACTGGGATGTTTGTATTTCTGGTCCTTGGTATCTTGGAGAACGCTTTTATACTCTATCTCAAAGAGAAGAGACCGAAGTTGCCATCCTTCAAGGGGAATAAACTCATGAATAGAATCCTgagcaggaagaaagaggaatgTGAGAGCCCAGCAACCCATTTAG GAGACAGGTGGCCCAAAGAGAACCAGCCGGCAGATGGATTTCCCTTGCCAGCAAAAGACAGTGAAGATGACAGCTTGGTGTTTCTGAAACATCTGAATATGGAACTGCAACAGATCAAGAAACATCTCTCTCTAGAAGAACACCAGGATGACCCCGATTCAGTCGCGTGGGATAAAACAATAGTCCTTGTGGAGAAAGGGCTTTATCACACCCGCCTGATTTTAACTGTCATATTTTTAGCTGTTATTATCATACAGTGGATGCACTGA